One window of the Kiritimatiellales bacterium genome contains the following:
- a CDS encoding SDR family NAD(P)-dependent oxidoreductase — protein sequence MNAAQVKEKTVLVTGCSSGIGLAAARLLKKSGWNVIPTVRSETDLAMLRAKGFEPVQLDVASSESVNAAADEVLRRFNGQLGAIVNNAGFGLASAVEDMSRDMLRDLFEVHVCGMQELTNRFIPVFRRQGYGRIVNLSSVLGEISLPFAGGYSAAKFAVEALSDALRRELAGSGIGVSIIQPGPIDSQFSVNLAHRMDRYTRNENSVFASFYKEALETRKAGKAHRTAGTFMKPPEAVAREIRRCLERRNPPRRVRITAVACFGAAARRFFPAALLDMMMVWRLKKKLTVNDTEKTDHLPSRK from the coding sequence ATGAACGCGGCGCAGGTAAAAGAAAAAACGGTTTTGGTGACGGGCTGTTCGTCGGGTATCGGTCTGGCGGCGGCGCGATTATTAAAAAAGAGCGGCTGGAATGTGATTCCAACGGTGCGGAGTGAGACGGATCTGGCAATGCTGCGCGCAAAGGGTTTTGAGCCGGTGCAACTGGATGTGGCGAGCAGTGAGTCGGTGAATGCGGCGGCGGATGAGGTGCTGCGCCGGTTTAACGGTCAGCTGGGCGCAATTGTGAATAACGCCGGATTTGGTTTGGCGTCAGCCGTGGAAGATATGTCGCGCGACATGCTGCGTGATTTATTTGAAGTGCATGTCTGCGGAATGCAGGAGTTAACCAACCGGTTTATCCCGGTGTTCCGGCGGCAGGGTTACGGCCGGATTGTGAATTTAAGTTCGGTGCTGGGAGAAATTTCTCTGCCGTTTGCCGGCGGATATTCAGCAGCGAAGTTTGCAGTGGAAGCGCTGTCGGACGCACTGCGGCGCGAACTGGCCGGCAGCGGCATCGGCGTTTCAATTATTCAGCCGGGCCCGATTGATTCGCAGTTTTCAGTGAATCTGGCGCACCGGATGGACCGGTACACGCGCAATGAAAATTCGGTGTTTGCTTCTTTTTATAAGGAGGCGCTTGAGACGCGTAAAGCCGGCAAGGCACATCGCACCGCCGGCACGTTTATGAAACCGCCGGAGGCGGTGGCAAGAGAAATCCGGCGCTGTCTTGAACGCCGGAATCCGCCGCGCCGCGTGCGCATTACAGCGGTGGCCTGTTTCGGCGCGGCGGCGCGCCGGTTTTTTCCGGCGGCGCTGCTGGATATGATGATGGTTTGGAGGCTGAAGAAAAAATTGACTGTAAATGACACAGAAAAAACGGATCACCTGCCTAGCAGG